The genomic window gggctcaagcaatcctcccttttcagcctcccaaagtgctgagattacaggtgtcaaccaCTGTGTGGgccagtattttttgttttgaaatctactttgtctgatattgaCGTAGCCattccaactttttaaaatttagttttgtcAAGGTATGTCTTTTCCcatctttttacctttttcttttcttttcttttttgtttttgagacagaattttgctcttgttacctaggctggagtggagtgcaatggtgcgatcttggctcatggcaacctccgcctcccaggttcaagcgattctcctgcctcagcctcccaggtagctgggattacaggcatgcaccaccacgcccggctaattttgtatttttaatagagacagggtttctccattttagttaggctggtctccaactcttgaccacaggtgatctgccccccttggcctcccaaagtgctgggattacaggcgtgagccaccacgcctggtccatCTTTTTACTGTTCACTCActctgtttatatatttcaatagttttctaatatttactatatagttgggttttgcttttttatccattctAACAATCTGTGCCTTTTACTtgtaagtatttttttcatttatatttaatgtaattattgatatgattaGGTTTAAATTAATCTTGCTGTTGGTTTTTCATTTGTTCCATCtgtctatttgtcttttttttttttttttcttttgtatttggagacagatttgccctctgtcacccagggcagagtgcagtggagctatcacagcacactgcagctgGGCATTGGTCcatttttctatcttcctttttctttttttcttttgagacagggcctccctatgttgccaggctggattcaaactcctgggcttagtctattctcctgccttgatctcccaaagtgttgagattacaggtgtaagtcaccacagtcagtcagttttatttttttattattttttattttttccacttaggTACAGAATTCAATGCcaacagttcttttctttcaagactTTAGCCATGTCACTCCACAGGGACTCTGTCTTAAGCCTTTGGTAAGCCTCGTCCTCCTGAACCGCAGGGCAGGCAGGTGGAACAGCCCTTAGGTCCACCCCACTCCTTAAGCTCCCTCCTGGAGGAGACAGAGACCTGGGACAGCTCCCGGGCCGGCGAGGCCCAGGGTTGGGGGGCGACGGGGCAGGGAGGAGTCCCTGCCCTTGGGGATCGTCGCCACCCTTAGACACCCTCACCCTTGCGGACGTTGAGGAGTGTTAAAATCGCCAAGACGTGAGTCACCGGTAGGAAGCCACAGCCATTTCGCCTCTTGCTTGGTGCAAGTCCAGACGGTCCTCGTGGTTGAGCGCGGAGTCCAGCGCGTGGGCGGTGTTGGGCACCTTCCGCCGCGCTCTCAACCCCACTCCGCGGTGGGCGGGGCTCGAGCCAGTTCCTAAAGCCACGCGGCCGCCAGCTCCGGGGCTGGTGCTTCCGACCGCTGCGCGCTGCGCCCGGGCTGTGGCAGTATCCCGTTGCCGCCGTCATGTCCCGGCAGCTATCGCGGGCCCGGCCCGCCACAGTGCTGGGCGCCATGGAGATGGGGCGCCGCATGGACGCGCCCACCAGCGCCGCAGTCACGCGCGCCTTCCTGGAGCGAGGCCACACCGAGATAGACACGGCCTTCCTATACAGCGACGGCCagtccgagaccatcctgggcggCCTGGGGCTCGGACTGGGGGGCAGCGACTGCAGAGGTAACAGTGGCCCCTGATTCTCCTTCTGCACCGTGCAGAGCTGAGCCTGTCCACAGTTGTGCACCGCCCAGCTCTCCCTGGCCCCAGGCAGCACCCACGGCTTTGTTCCCCACTCCCAACCCCCGTCCACCTCTCAGCCTTGGGAACCCCAGGCTCCTCAGGCACATCTAGCTCCGGACAACTGGACAGTACTTTGTCTGGACTCCTTTTCTCTCGTCTTCCTGGAGGTAGCCATCACCCTCACTGACGCCTGGATGACTTGGTCTCGCCTGGAATGACTTGGCTAGCCCATCTCTGGAGCACGAAAAACATTGGAATCTGGCATTGTGCAGCTCCTGTCCCAACCTGTGCCCTGCAGGTGCCCTTCCTTGATGGGCCTGAGCTGCAGAAATTCTGTGCTTATCGCCTGGCACACCCTGGCACAGCCGAAATCAGAGTTTAGACCCAGCACACTCTCTGCTTGCTCCTACGCTCACGCCAGCCTGCTCAGGGACCTGGACTTTGCTCTGAGTACCTTGTGGTACTCACAATGGTACCTCACCAGGGTGGCACCGCCCGGGAACCTTGCCAGCTCCCTTAGCATGATGGGGAATTGGGTGTGGTACAGGGTCTCACTGCCCTCTCTGTGGGAGGCTCTGTCTGAGGCTATTGGAGAGAAATGGGCACTAACCCACTCCAGGAAGTTCAAATTCTAGAGATGGCTGGGGAGCCAAGTGAGCCCTTTTTGGGAGGGACCCCGTGAAGAAAGAATGGATAGGAGTTTGCCAGGAGGAGTAAGAGGGGCAAGGGCGTCAGGGCAGTGGGCATAGGTGTGGAAAGGCAAATGTGATTTGGCAACGCTGTGGGTGCTGGAGGAGGCAGGTGTAGCCCTAGGGGAGGATGTGTGTAAAGGGGCAGGAGGAGCCACCCTCAGTCTGATGCCACGTGCAGTGCTTAGGCCACTGCCTGGCAGGCACATAGTGAGGGCTGGGAAATGTTAGCTGTTTCTTTGTTCTTAATATTAGCACCATTTCCTCCTTCCACTCTGAGTGTCTGAGTGGAGTCTTGTCCATTTCTCCTCTGATTCACCAAATGGTACATTCCAAACAAAAGAAGCCTGTGCCCGCATCTCAGTGCCACGCTCTTTCTAGATCACCGACTGCCTCTTGGTGAGAGCTCTgatcttatttccagttttttttttttttttttttttagggctttttttttttttcccgatgGTGGAGTatagtgcgatcatggctcaaTTATGGGCGCGCGTNNNNNNNNNNNNNNNNNNNNNNNNNNNNNNNNNNNNNNNNNNNNNNNNNNNNNNNNNNNNNNNNNNNNNNNNNNNNNNNNNNNNNNNNNNNNNNNNNNNNgtttttttttttttttttttttttttttttttttttttgatacagggccttgctcttttacccaggctggagtgcaatagtgcgatcatggctcattgcagctttgacctctcagggctcaagccatcctcccacctccgcctcctgagtagctgggactaacacagacctgtgccaccacacctggctaattttttgtattattcatCGAAACCAGAGTcgcactttgttgcccaggctggtctccaactcctgggctcgagtaatcctcctgccctggcttcccaaagtgctgagattacaggtgtgagccaacacagaTCTGCACCCTCTGCCTGGCCCTTATTTCtactttgtaattttctttttcaaacctGCTTTGTCTTCTGTCTTTGAGTCCAAGGTTGGCTGGTGAAAGTCCTCAGATCTCAGATCTGAAGTTAATTTCAATTGAGAAGCAGAGGGGTGGAGGTGGCATGGAAAAATCCCAAATGAATAGTTCCTCAAACCTGCTCTCTCCCAGGTCTCAAGGGCTCCAGTGACTGCCCTCCTGCCAGCCTAAGTGACTTTCTAAGTGTGAAAAGTGGAAAGAGGACTCTCCACTCCCCTGTTATTCCAGCCCACTAGGATCtaggattcttttttaaatttttcttttgaaacagggtctcattctgtcatccaggctggagtgcagtggcacaatatttgctcgctacagccttgacctcctaggctcatgtgatcctctaactcagtctcccaagtagctgagattaacaggcatgtgccaccatgcccggccaaattttgtaatttttgtagagacggggtttcaccattttgcccaggctggtctcaaacccctgggctcaggaaatccaccctcctgggcctaaGTGTTGGCCTTAtgggggtgagccactgtgcctaatctccaactaggatttttttttttttttttttgacaccgaGTCTGGTTCTggcccacaggctggagtgtagtggcaagatctcggctcactgcaacctctgcctcctgggttcatgcgattcttgtgcctcagcctcccgaatagctgggattacaagtttgagccactgaacccggccTTCAACTAGGATTCTTAATAGGGGGCAGGGAGAAGAGTGTtaagcttactttttttttttttttttgacagtcttgctctgatgcccaggctttACTGCAATGGAATGATctaggctcgctgcaacctctacctcccagattcatgcaattgtttctttctttctttcttttttcttttttgagacagactctcgctttgttgctcaagctggagtgcagtggtgcgatctcagctcactgcaagctccgcctcccaggttcatgccattctcctgcctcagcctcctgagtagctgggactacaggtgcccaccaccatgcccagctaattttttgtatttttagtagagacagggtttcaccatgttagctaggatggtctcgaactcctgactttgtgatccgcctgcctcagcctcccaaagtgctgggattacaggcgtgagccaccacacccagccggttCATGAAATTCTTGTGCCTAGCCTCcctagcagggattacaggcatacacaaccactcccagctaatttctgtatttttagtagagacggggtttcaccatgttggccaggatggtctcaaattcctgacctcaggtgatttacccgcctcggcctcccagagtgctgggattacaggcttgagccaccacgtccagccctgaattttcatttctctctcctctcagtGAAAATTGCTACCAAGGCCAATCCATGGTTTGGGAACTCCCTGAAGCCTGACAGTCTCCGGTTCCAGCTGGAGACGTCACTGAAGCGGCTGCAGTGTCCCCGAGTGGACCTCTTCTACCTACATGCACCTGACCGCAGCACCCCGGTGGAAGAGACACTGCGCGCCTGCCACCAGCTGCACCAGGAGGTGAGGGGACCCCTGAGCTCTGGGAGGTGGCCCGCTGCTGTTCTCCTTACCCTGTTCCTACGGGTGAGATCAGAGGTACCAGGGTGGTCCCAGGGTGGAGCAGGGAACAGCCCCACTCCCAAGGGTCCCCCCCGGGCCTCCACTTCCTGGTCTGGGCTGCACTGCGTTCTGACTGGAGCCTCACCCATGCAGGGCAAGTTCGTGGAGCTTGGCCTCTCCAACTATGCCGCCTGGGAAGTGGCTGAGATCTGTACCCTCTGCAAGAGCAATGGCTGGATCGTGCCCACTGTGTACCAGGTGAGGGCTGGGGCTGCAGAGGCCAAGGTCTCCAGAACTTCTGCTCATCCTGGGCTCTCTTTGCCACCCTGACTGCCCCCTGTGCCCTCTGCATAGCAGCCACCCCCTGCTGAAAGCCTGCAGATGGCTCCCAGGTACCCTGAGAATAACATTCAAGCTCCTCAGGCTGGCCACTAGGCATCTGCTTCCTTCCTGCCTATCTGTACACCTTGGACCCTTCCTTCCCCACCTGGCCCTGCACTCAGCCTGGAACATGCCCTTCCCTGCCACTGCCCCTTCCCTGCCACTGTCCCTTCCCCCCCACTGTCCCTTCCCCACCACTGTCCCTTCCCCGCCACTGCCCCTTCCCTGCCACTGTCCCTTCCCCGCCACTGCCCCTTCCCTGCCACTGCCCCTTCCCTGGGAGAAGGGTTCAGGTCTCATATACATGTCTCGTCCTCTGGAAGCCTTTCTAGATGGGCCCAGAAGACCCTGAGACCTCAGGTCCTCGTTTACCTCCTCATGATTCATTGCACAAATATTTGTACACCGGCTTGGTGCCAGGCACTGGTCACAGAACTTTCTAGTCTATTAAGATTGCCTCATTACTCGATTATAACTGTTATACTTGACCTTATTATAAAACCTTGAGGGAAGGGACCCTGACTTTTGGCTTAAGAATCTAAATCTGACAACCAGCCCATAGTTGGTGCTCATGAaagttggctgaatgaatgaattttcctCGGGCATAGCCCCTTTCACCAGCACCAGTAA from Piliocolobus tephrosceles isolate RC106 unplaced genomic scaffold, ASM277652v3 unscaffolded_37964, whole genome shotgun sequence includes these protein-coding regions:
- the LOC113223042 gene encoding aflatoxin B1 aldehyde reductase member 4 gives rise to the protein MSRQLSRARPATVLGAMEMGRRMDAPTSAAVTRAFLERGHTEIDTAFLYSDGQSETILGGLGLGLGGSDCRVKIATKANPWFGNSLKPDSLRFQLETSLKRLQCPRVDLFYLHAPDRSTPVEETLRACHQLHQEGKFVELGLSNYAAWEVAEICTLCKSNGWIVPTVYQGMYSATTRQVETELFPCLRHFGLRFYAYNPLAGGLLTGRYKYEDKDGKQPVGRFFGTQWAEIYRNR